A genomic segment from Drosophila miranda strain MSH22 chromosome 3, D.miranda_PacBio2.1, whole genome shotgun sequence encodes:
- the LOC108158647 gene encoding pneumococcal serine-rich repeat protein isoform X2, translating to MEKKFSKVALNSSNVATESNIKSNKLLANLSAANAATIQTAAAAAAAAGTATATTGNATAATTTNQTLNYNNKGKVTATAANNQRSNHNNSSSKKHTKTTGAGKTTASSHSTALSSSSSSNSSESKDTNFEYEDEWNIGGIPELLDDLDADIEKSAAHSGGGNQATSINAKQATSSSSTSTSTSASAPAKASGSSSSAAAASSSSSSSSGASAAAVHQKSHKITLHSNLSATSPTTIKFTRQPVPSGTGSSSASAASSTSSNGNGNGSGNSGSGSGSNTSVVASKGSSSGKHHHHHHHHSTSSSSSTSSSSSGGSKGYKSALVAQLNSPSTLGNSHSSGSHSKAPPGASSGTSASGTGTGTGASAGAGIGAGSTLSSSTFAGFSKGGSLVSSSTASASATATGTTAATTTTTAAVPSATGSGQQASKVSAGGMSSQTGSGSGSNTSNNSGSSSGSGGGGGNANSTGNSVNNSSGSGGSLSGPVGGQSSQGGSSSSGKSSAKMSIDHQATLDKGLKMKIKRTKPGTKSSEAKHEIVKATDQQNGALGANSAANSNEDGSTGANNASSLSSSNSSSSASSGNSSSSGSSSSGGNSSSSSKKHMNNSSAGSGSSSSGAQNSAGHSSSASTSSSSSQSTPQGTKRGSSGHRREKTKDKNAHSNRMSVDKSAAAASAAGEKDTPEKNSGSGSGSGSGSVSGTGASSCSCSGDVGTPCSHHACIRRAAHMSNSNSSSSGGSSSANVAAAAAAASSMSAVPPGVFTPSAGSPSAGSPSAVVPAAASLLAATTAVSSSASQLSGSAGGVGGGVGTGGPNAPGPPGKETSGSSIKISSHIAAQLAAAAASNSYTGQGPGPGLGQGQGGSGSGSNSNSNSSQSSSSSSGDSKASAAAQAKMMAPGMISATVHHTISVPAGSVGDEDTKSPPAKRAKHEANSSGSGGSSSGSGKEMVDICIGTSVGTITEPDCLGPCEPGTSVTLEGIVWHETEGGVLVVNVTWRGKTYVGTLLDCTRHDWAPPRFCDSPTEELDSRTPKGRGKRGRSAGLTPDLSNFTETRSSIYFSHAQVHSKLRNGTAKGRGATRSASGNAATNSNSGSSGNGGGATPSTSPTAFLPPRPEKRKSKDEAPSPLNGDTDGGSDRSMVNASGIPISASGGGLATQPQSLLNPVTGLNVQINTKKCKTASPCAISPVLLECPEQDCSKKYKHANGLRYHQSHAHGAGGGASSMDEDSMQAPEEPGTPPSPGGAAAAQATTVAGVPVAPSTSTSTSTANVAVVNGGSAPPATGATTAAAAAASVAPIAATLSAETPAIPAPPAVTPPTATPICAAATATPVGLAATTEATPVSVLPLAANLPLAVPPTATASTASSSVPPPTQPPPSQQQQQQQQQLLTPGSSSGSNQPVAGGSITAGISGQALSQHQQQLMGGLPAMLTEQQQQALLQQGALKAGVLRFVPPDATSLQQQQPGQVQVNPQTQLQSPPRPPSHAQDTQQTPAGYAQQAGLKTSPGFGSVGVGSNSKQKKNRKSPGPGDFDGRVSREDVQSPAYSDISDDSTPVAEQELLDKSVGQPAKHIELLGKKPPEVGVVPAAPTPSMPALGGYGMYQFYPAQQQAPPPPQQQQQQQYMVQTGPDVMQPGKAPGMPPTLAQAQAQVQQQQQQLQPGAPPPTSQPQAHLLVPPSQQAVSAHLADYSNKNKDPPLDLMTKPQPGQQSNHQPLQTGPPPGQGENIGKDGGAPPTSQTGIQPPPVNLSAVTGPPPGALPPGLGGLSALGAAALGGPTPGKGMPHFYPFNFIPPAYPYNVDPNFGPVSIVGSSEEAAKLGGHPGLPGSQAQQLSGISIKEERLKESPSPHENPKHMAPQQQLLANKLIKQEPMTKQEIKQEPNSNPGQQHPPPSQAQAPQPQQQPQPTQPQQPHALHPKDLQALGAYPAIYQRHSMSLAAVQQARDEELRRYYMFTGRQNQAAAAAAAAAAAQNAAQGGGPGGLPPHPGMLHKDESNLSLQQQQQQHMTLAQHQQQAIQQHHQHLQQQHQQQQQQQQQQQQQQQHQQQQQQQQQQQQQQQQKLKQAQASSVANNKATNLTKDSPKQKNNSGEDEQQQQQLKVKQEGQKPTMETQGPPPPPTSQYFLHPSYISPNPFGFDPNHPMYRNVLMSAAGPYNTAPYHLPIPRYHAPEDLSRNTGTKALDALHHAASQYYTTHKIHELSERALKSPTSGSGPVKVSVSSPSIGPPQSGGPSNSGPGSGPNVLGGNGPSQPGSGPGSAGGVPLNLQPPSGGLGSTPGNKPDLAGQKPHGVPPGSALDAHKQTMPGGPPPSGPPGNGGVGGVGGAVVNGPAGGGGAGAADSRSPPPQRHVHTHHHTHVGLGYPMYPAPYGAAVLASQQAAAVAVINPFPPGPSK from the exons atggaaaagaAGTTTTCCAAG GTGGCCCTGAATAGCAGCAACGTAGCAACGGAAAGCAATATTAAGAGTAACAAATTGTTAGCTAATTTAAGTGCAGCGAACGCAGCAACAATCCagacagcggcagcagcagcagcagcagcaggaacagcGACGGCAACAACGGGTAACGCGACGGCAGCGACAACAACGAATCAAACGTTGAATTACAATAACAAAGGGAAGGTgacggcaacggcagcgaatAATCAGAGGAGCAatcacaacaacagcagcagcaagaagCACACGA AGACAACTGGAGCTGGAAAGACAACAGCCTCTTCGCACTCCACGGCGCTGTCATCGTCGAGCAGCTCCAATTCGAGCGAGTCGAAGGACACGAACTTCGAGTACGAGGACGAGTGGAACATCGGTGGGATCCCAGAACTGCTGGACGATCTAGACGCGGACATCGAAAAGTCTGCGGCGCATTCGGGTGGTGGCAACCAGGCTACCTCGATAAATGCCAAGCAGGCAACCAGCTCCtcctccacatccacatccacctcTGCATCGGCGCCAGCCAAGGCGAGTGGGTCATcgtcatcagcagcagcggcatcatcgtcatcatcgtcatcgtcaggAGCGTCAGCGGCTGCAGTACATCAAAAGTCGCACAAGATCACATTGCATAGCAATTTGTCGGCCACATCGCCAACCACAATTAAGTTCACACGCCAGCCCGTCCCCAGCGGCACCGGGAGCAGTAGTGCATCAGCAGCGTCGTCAACATCCTcgaacgggaacgggaacggtAGCGGCAacagcgggagcgggagcggaaGCAACACAAGCGTGGTGGCTAGCAAGGGATCCTCTTCGGGCAAGCATcatcaccaccaccaccatcactCGACATCATCTTCGTCCTCTACCTCGTCGAGCTCCAGCGGCGGCTCCAAGGGCTACAAATCCGCTTTGGTGGCACAACTGAACAGTCCGAGTACACTCGGAAATAGCCACAGCAGCGGGAGTCACTCCAAGGCACCACCTGGCGCAAGCTCAGGCACAAGCGCCAGCGGAACCGGAACAGGAACCGGAGCAAGCGCAGGAGCCGGAATCGGAGCCGGCAGCACATTGTCATCCTCGACATTTGCCGGCTTCTCGAAGGGAGGCAGCCTAGTATCCTCTTCTACAGCGTCAGCgtcagccacagccacaggcaCAACCGcagccacaaccacaaccacagccGCAGTCCCATCCGCAACTGGCAGTGGTCAGCAGGCCTCCAAAGTCTCCGCTGGCGGCATGTCCTCGCAAacgggcagcggcagcggcagcaacacaAGCAACAACAGCggaagcagcagcggcagcggggGAGGAGGCGGCAACGCCAACAGCACCGGAAACAGCGTgaacaacagcagcggcagcggagGCAGCCTCAGCGGCCCAGTCGGTGGCCAGAGTTCGCAAggcggcagcagctccagcggTAAATCGAGCGCAAAAATGTCCATTGATCATCAAGCCACGCTCGACAAAGGACTCAAAATGAAGATCAAGCGCACCAAGCCGGGCACCAAGAGCTCGGAGGCCAAGCACGAGATAGTCAAGGCCACCGACCAACAGAACGGAGCCCTGGGCGCCAATTCGGCAGCCAATTCCAACGAGGACGGGAGCACGGGCGCCAACAACGCGTCCTCCCTCTCATCCAGCAACTCTTCGAGCAGCGCCAGCAGCGGCAACTCCTCCAGTAgcgggagcagcagcagtggtgGCAACTCCTCGAGTAGCAGCAAGAAACACATGAACAACTCCAGTGCTGGCAGCGGGTCCTCATCCAGTGGCGCCCAGAACAGTGCCGGCCACAGCAGCTCGGCCAGCACGTCCTCGAGCAGCAGCCAGTCCACGCCCCAGGGCACAAAGAGGGGCAGCTCCGGGCACAGGCGCGAGAAGACCAAGGACAAGAACGCACATTCCAATCGCATGTCCGTGGACAAATCGGCCGCTGCCGCATCGGCGGCCGGGGAGAAGGACACGCCAGAGAAGAACTCTGGATCTGGATCGGGATCGGGATCAGGGTCGGTATCGGGAACGGGCGCATCATCCTGCTCCTGCAGCGGCGACGTGGGCACGCCCTGCTCCCACCACGCCTGCATCCGACGTGCCGCGCACATGTCCAACTCCAATTCCAGTTCCAGTGGCGGGAGCAGTTCGGCCAACgtggctgctgcagctgcagctgcctcCTCCATGTCAGCTGTGCCGCCTGGAGTGTTTACACCTTCGGCCGGCTCACCCTCGGCGGGATCTCCATCGGCCGTCGTTCCAGCAGCCGCCTCTCTGCTGGCAGCCACAACGGCCgtctcctcctccgcctcgCAGCTATCCGGCAGCGCTGGCGGCGTCGGTGGCGGCGTCGGCACTGGAGGACCGAATGCACCGGGGCCGCCAGGCAAGGAAACCTCTGGCAGCAGCATTAAGATATCCTCGCACATCGCCGCACAGCtggcagccgcagccgcatcCAACAGCTACACCGGCCAGGGCCCTGGTCCGGGTCTCGGACAGGGACAGGGCGGCAGCGGGAGCGGCTCAAACTCAAACTCCAACAGCAGTCAgagcagctccagcagcagtggcGACAGCAAGGCATCGGCTGCGGCCCAGGCCAAAATGATGGCTCCGGGGATGATCTCAGCGACGGTCCACCACACGATTTCAGTGCCGGCTGGCAGTGTTGGTGACGAGGACACCAAATCCCCGCCAGCCAAGCGGGCTAAGCACGAGGCAAACAGCtccggcagcggcggcagtagcagcggcagcggcaaggAGATGGTCGACATATGCATCGGCACTTCGGTGGGAACCATCACCGAGCCGGACTGCCTGGGGCCCTGCGAGCCGGGCACCTCGGTCACCCTCGAGGGCATCGTTTGGCACGAGACCGAGGGCGGCGTCCTCGTCGTGAACGTGACGTGGCGCGGCAAGACCTATGTGGGCACCCTGCTAGACTGCACCCGACACGACTGGGCTCCTCCAAG ATTCTGTGATTCACCAACTGAAGAATTAGATTCTCGAACTCCAAAGGGTCGCGGCAAGCGCGGACGCAGCGCCGGGCTCACGCCCGACCTGAGCAACTTCACCGAAACCAGAAGCTCG ATTTACTTCTCGCATGCCCAAGTGCATTCGAAGCTGCGCAACGGCACCGCCAAGGGCCGAGGAGCAACGCGCAGTGCCTCGGGGAATGCGGCCACGAACAGCAACAGCGGATCGTCGGGCAATGGGGGTGGGGCCACGCCCAGCACATCACCCACAGCATTTCTGCCGCCGCGTCCGGAGAAGCGCAAGTCGAAGGACGAGGCACCGTCGCCACTCAACGGCGACACGGACGGCGGCTCGGACCGGAGCATGGTGAACGCCAGCGGCATTCCAATATCGGCAAGCGGCGGTGGCCTGGCCACGCAGCCGCAGAGCCTGCTTAACCCAGTCACCGGACTCAACGTGCAAATCAACACAAAGAAATGTAAGACTGCCTCGCCCTGCGCGATCTCCCCGGTGCTGCTCGAGTGTCCCGAGCAGGACTGTAGCAAGAAGTACAAGCATGCCAATGGGCTGCGCTACCACCAGTCGCACGCCCATGGGGCTGGCGGCGGGGCCAGCTCGATGGACGAGGACTCGATGCAGGCACCGGAGGAGCCGGGCACGCCGCCTTCGCCAGGCGGCGCTGCAGCTGCACAGGCGACAACAGTAGCAGGAGTACCAGTGGCACCCTCCACTTCCACATCCACCTCCACCGCCAACGTTGCTGTTGTCAATGGTGGAAGTGCTCCACCGGCGACAGGTGCAAcgacagccgcagcagcagcagcttcagtCGCCCCGATAGCTGCCACATTGTCGGCGGAAACACCAGCTATTCCCGCTCCACCAGCAGTCACTCCTCCCACTGCGACCCCCATCTGCGCCGCAGCAACAGCGACGCCAGTTGGTCTGGCAGCAACAACTGAGGCTACCCCAGTCTCTGTGTTGCCCTTGGCAGCCAATCTACCGCTGGCAGTCCCTCCAACTGCAACGGCATCGACGGCGTCGTCGTCAGTGCCTCCACCAACACAGCCGCCGCCGtcgcaacagcaacaacagcaacagcagcagctgctcaCTCCAGGCAGTAGCTCGGGGAGCAATCAGCCGGTCGCCGGGGGCAGCATCACTGCTGGTATCTCTGGCCAGGCTCTCtcccagcaccagcaacagctgATGGGCGGTCTACCGGCCATGCTgacggagcagcagcagcaggcgctgCTCCAGCAAGGAGCCT TGAAAGCGGGAGTCCTGCGTTTTGTCCCACCCGATGCCACTTCcctgcaacaacagcaaccaGGCCAGGTTCAGGTCAATCCACAGACACAGCTGCAGTCGCCGCCGAGACCACCAAGCCATGCCCAGGATACGCAGCAGACACCAGCTGGCTACGCACAGCAGGCGGGGCTGAAGACCTCTCCAGGATTCGGGTCTGTGGGCGTGGGCTCCAACAGCAAGCAGAAAAAGAACCGAAAGTCCCCCGGGCCAGGCGACTTCGATGGTCGGGTGTCCCGCGAGGACGTGCAGAGTCCGGCCTACAGTGATATTTCGGACGACTCCACGCCCGTGGCCGAGCAGGAGCTGCTGGACAAGTCGGTTGGGCAGCCGGCCAAACACATCGAGCTGCTCGGCAAGAAGCCCCCCGAGGTGGGCGTGGTGCCGGCAGCTCCCACACCCAGCATGCCTGCTCTGGGCGGCTATGGGATGTACCAGTTCTACCCAGCCCAGCAGCAGGCGCCGCCGCCTcctcaacagcagcagcagcagcagtacaTGGTGCAGACGGGGCCCGATGTCATGCAGCCCGGAAAGGCACCCGGAATGCCACCTACGCTGgcccaggcacaggcacaggtccagcagcagcaacagcagctgcaacCGGGTGCGCCTCCGCCTACCTCACAGCCGCAGGCACATCTGCTGGTGCCACCCTCCCAGCAGGCGGTTAGTGCCCACCTGGCCGATTacagcaacaagaacaagGATCCGCCTCTGGATCTGATGACCAAGCCACAGCCCGGCCAGCAGTCAAATCATCAGCCACTGCAGACGGGACCACCACCCGGCCAGGGGGAGAATATTGGAAAAGATGGAGGTGCCCCGCCCACATCCCAAACGGGCATTCAGCCGCCGCCTGTGAATCTCAGTGCCGTGACTGGCCCGCCGCCTGGAGCCCTGCCTCCCGGCCTGGGGGGCCTCTCAGCACTGGGTGCTGCCGCCCTGGGCGGTCCAACGCCCGGAAAAGGCATGCCCCACTTCTATCCCTTCAA CTTTATTCCGCCTGCGTATCCGTACAATGTCGATCCGAACTTTGGGCCCGTTTCCATTGTGGGCTCCTCCGAGGAGGCGGCGAAGCTGGGCGGGCATCCTGGTCTGCCCGGGTCGCAAGCCCAGCAGCTATCAGGGATCAGCATCAAGGAGGAACGGCTCAAGGAGAGTCCCAGTCCACACGAGAACCCCAAGCACATGGCGCCCCAGCAACAG CTGCTGGCCAACAAGCTGATCAAGCAGGAGCCGATGACAAAGCAGGAGATCAAGCAGGAGCCGAACTCCAATCCTGGCCAGCAACACCCGCCGCCATCTCAGGCCCAGGCCCCGCaaccacagcagcagccccagcccACGCAGCCCCAACAGCCTCACGCCCTGCATCCCAAGGATCTACAGGCCCTGGGCGCGTATCCAGCCATCTACCAGCGTCACTCGATGAGCTTGGCGGCAGTGCAACAGGCGCGCGACGAGGAACTGCGACG GTATTACATGTTTACTGGTCGACAAaaccaggcagcagccgctgctgctgctgctgcggccgCTCAGAATGCTGCCCAGGGCGGGGGCCCTGGAGGGCTTCCGCCTCATCCCGGCATGCTGCACAAGGATGAGTCGAATCTcagcctgcagcagcagcaacagcagcatatGACTCTGgcccagcatcagcagcaggcgATCCAGCAGCATCACCAGCATctccagcagcaacatc agcaacaacagcagcagcaacagcagcaacaacagcaacaacaacatcaacaacagcagcaacagcagcagcagcaacaacaacagcagcaacagaagctAAAGCAGGCTCAGGCGTCGTCAGTGGCAAACAACAAGGCCACGAATCTGACAAAGGACTCGCCGAAGCAAAAGAACAACTCTGGCGAGGatgagcaacagcagcagcagctgaaggTGAAGCAGGAGGGTCAGAAGCCAACAATGGAAACACAGGgaccgccgccaccgcctacGTCGCAGTACTTCCTTCACCCCTCGTATATATCGCCGAATCCGTTTGGTTTCGATCCCAACCATCCCATGTACCGCAACGTGCTGATGTCGGCAGCCGGCCCGTACAACACGGCACCGTACCATCTTCCAATACCCCGCTATCATGCGCCAGAAGATCTCTCCCGCAATACGGGCACCAAGGCACTGGATGCACTGCATCATGCAGCCAGCCAGTACTACACTACGCACAAGATCCATGAGCTCAGCGAACGTGCCCTCAAGTCGCCCACCAGCGGCAGCGGCCCCGTCAAGGTGAGCGTCAGCAGTCCCAGCATCGGACCACCCCAGTCGGGTGGCCCATCAAACAGCGGTCCGGGCTCCGGTCCCAATGTCCTCGGTGGCAACGGGCCCAGCCAGCCCGGTTCGGGTCCTGGGTCTGCGGGCGGTGTGCCGCTGAATCTACAGCCACCATCAGGAGGATTGGGCTCGACGCCCGGTAATAAGCCCGACCTGGCCGGCCAGAAGCCGCACGGAGTGCCGCCTGGCTCAGCGCTAGACGCGCACAAACAGACGATGCCTGGTGGCCCACCACCCAGTGGACCACCCGGCAACGGCGGTGTGGGAGGAGTCGGTGGAGCCGTTGTGAATGGTCCTGCGGGTGGAGGTGGCGCAGGTGCCGCTGACTCCCGCAGTCCGCCGCCCCAAAGGCACGTCCACACTCATCACCACACGCACGTAGGACTCGGTTATCCCATGTATCCGGCGCCCTATGGAG CGGCTGTCTTGGCTAGCCAGCAGGCGGCTGCTGTAGCTGTGATAAACCCGTTTCCGCCGGGACCGTCAAAATGA
- the LOC108158647 gene encoding pneumococcal serine-rich repeat protein isoform X3, with protein MEKKFSKVALNSSNVATESNIKSNKLLANLSAANAATIQTAAAAAAAAGTATATTGNATAATTTNQTLNYNNKGKVTATAANNQRSNHNNSSSKKHTKTTGAGKTTASSHSTALSSSSSSNSSESKDTNFEYEDEWNIGGIPELLDDLDADIEKSAAHSGGGNQATSINAKQATSSSSTSTSTSASAPAKASGSSSSAAAASSSSSSSSGASAAAVHQKSHKITLHSNLSATSPTTIKFTRQPVPSGTGSSSASAASSTSSNGNGNGSGNSGSGSGSNTSVVASKGSSSGKHHHHHHHHSTSSSSSTSSSSSGGSKGYKSALVAQLNSPSTLGNSHSSGSHSKAPPGASSGTSASGTGTGTGASAGAGIGAGSTLSSSTFAGFSKGGSLVSSSTASASATATGTTAATTTTTAAVPSATGSGQQASKVSAGGMSSQTGSGSGSNTSNNSGSSSGSGGGGGNANSTGNSVNNSSGSGGSLSGPVGGQSSQGGSSSSGKSSAKMSIDHQATLDKGLKMKIKRTKPGTKSSEAKHEIVKATDQQNGALGANSAANSNEDGSTGANNASSLSSSNSSSSASSGNSSSSGSSSSGGNSSSSSKKHMNNSSAGSGSSSSGAQNSAGHSSSASTSSSSSQSTPQGTKRGSSGHRREKTKDKNAHSNRMSVDKSAAAASAAGEKDTPEKNSGSGSGSGSGSVSGTGASSCSCSGDVGTPCSHHACIRRAAHMSNSNSSSSGGSSSANVAAAAAAASSMSAVPPGVFTPSAGSPSAGSPSAVVPAAASLLAATTAVSSSASQLSGSAGGVGGGVGTGGPNAPGPPGKETSGSSIKISSHIAAQLAAAAASNSYTGQGPGPGLGQGQGGSGSGSNSNSNSSQSSSSSSGDSKASAAAQAKMMAPGMISATVHHTISVPAGSVGDEDTKSPPAKRAKHEANSSGSGGSSSGSGKEMVDICIGTSVGTITEPDCLGPCEPGTSVTLEGIVWHETEGGVLVVNVTWRGKTYVGTLLDCTRHDWAPPR; from the exons atggaaaagaAGTTTTCCAAG GTGGCCCTGAATAGCAGCAACGTAGCAACGGAAAGCAATATTAAGAGTAACAAATTGTTAGCTAATTTAAGTGCAGCGAACGCAGCAACAATCCagacagcggcagcagcagcagcagcagcaggaacagcGACGGCAACAACGGGTAACGCGACGGCAGCGACAACAACGAATCAAACGTTGAATTACAATAACAAAGGGAAGGTgacggcaacggcagcgaatAATCAGAGGAGCAatcacaacaacagcagcagcaagaagCACACGA AGACAACTGGAGCTGGAAAGACAACAGCCTCTTCGCACTCCACGGCGCTGTCATCGTCGAGCAGCTCCAATTCGAGCGAGTCGAAGGACACGAACTTCGAGTACGAGGACGAGTGGAACATCGGTGGGATCCCAGAACTGCTGGACGATCTAGACGCGGACATCGAAAAGTCTGCGGCGCATTCGGGTGGTGGCAACCAGGCTACCTCGATAAATGCCAAGCAGGCAACCAGCTCCtcctccacatccacatccacctcTGCATCGGCGCCAGCCAAGGCGAGTGGGTCATcgtcatcagcagcagcggcatcatcgtcatcatcgtcatcgtcaggAGCGTCAGCGGCTGCAGTACATCAAAAGTCGCACAAGATCACATTGCATAGCAATTTGTCGGCCACATCGCCAACCACAATTAAGTTCACACGCCAGCCCGTCCCCAGCGGCACCGGGAGCAGTAGTGCATCAGCAGCGTCGTCAACATCCTcgaacgggaacgggaacggtAGCGGCAacagcgggagcgggagcggaaGCAACACAAGCGTGGTGGCTAGCAAGGGATCCTCTTCGGGCAAGCATcatcaccaccaccaccatcactCGACATCATCTTCGTCCTCTACCTCGTCGAGCTCCAGCGGCGGCTCCAAGGGCTACAAATCCGCTTTGGTGGCACAACTGAACAGTCCGAGTACACTCGGAAATAGCCACAGCAGCGGGAGTCACTCCAAGGCACCACCTGGCGCAAGCTCAGGCACAAGCGCCAGCGGAACCGGAACAGGAACCGGAGCAAGCGCAGGAGCCGGAATCGGAGCCGGCAGCACATTGTCATCCTCGACATTTGCCGGCTTCTCGAAGGGAGGCAGCCTAGTATCCTCTTCTACAGCGTCAGCgtcagccacagccacaggcaCAACCGcagccacaaccacaaccacagccGCAGTCCCATCCGCAACTGGCAGTGGTCAGCAGGCCTCCAAAGTCTCCGCTGGCGGCATGTCCTCGCAAacgggcagcggcagcggcagcaacacaAGCAACAACAGCggaagcagcagcggcagcggggGAGGAGGCGGCAACGCCAACAGCACCGGAAACAGCGTgaacaacagcagcggcagcggagGCAGCCTCAGCGGCCCAGTCGGTGGCCAGAGTTCGCAAggcggcagcagctccagcggTAAATCGAGCGCAAAAATGTCCATTGATCATCAAGCCACGCTCGACAAAGGACTCAAAATGAAGATCAAGCGCACCAAGCCGGGCACCAAGAGCTCGGAGGCCAAGCACGAGATAGTCAAGGCCACCGACCAACAGAACGGAGCCCTGGGCGCCAATTCGGCAGCCAATTCCAACGAGGACGGGAGCACGGGCGCCAACAACGCGTCCTCCCTCTCATCCAGCAACTCTTCGAGCAGCGCCAGCAGCGGCAACTCCTCCAGTAgcgggagcagcagcagtggtgGCAACTCCTCGAGTAGCAGCAAGAAACACATGAACAACTCCAGTGCTGGCAGCGGGTCCTCATCCAGTGGCGCCCAGAACAGTGCCGGCCACAGCAGCTCGGCCAGCACGTCCTCGAGCAGCAGCCAGTCCACGCCCCAGGGCACAAAGAGGGGCAGCTCCGGGCACAGGCGCGAGAAGACCAAGGACAAGAACGCACATTCCAATCGCATGTCCGTGGACAAATCGGCCGCTGCCGCATCGGCGGCCGGGGAGAAGGACACGCCAGAGAAGAACTCTGGATCTGGATCGGGATCGGGATCAGGGTCGGTATCGGGAACGGGCGCATCATCCTGCTCCTGCAGCGGCGACGTGGGCACGCCCTGCTCCCACCACGCCTGCATCCGACGTGCCGCGCACATGTCCAACTCCAATTCCAGTTCCAGTGGCGGGAGCAGTTCGGCCAACgtggctgctgcagctgcagctgcctcCTCCATGTCAGCTGTGCCGCCTGGAGTGTTTACACCTTCGGCCGGCTCACCCTCGGCGGGATCTCCATCGGCCGTCGTTCCAGCAGCCGCCTCTCTGCTGGCAGCCACAACGGCCgtctcctcctccgcctcgCAGCTATCCGGCAGCGCTGGCGGCGTCGGTGGCGGCGTCGGCACTGGAGGACCGAATGCACCGGGGCCGCCAGGCAAGGAAACCTCTGGCAGCAGCATTAAGATATCCTCGCACATCGCCGCACAGCtggcagccgcagccgcatcCAACAGCTACACCGGCCAGGGCCCTGGTCCGGGTCTCGGACAGGGACAGGGCGGCAGCGGGAGCGGCTCAAACTCAAACTCCAACAGCAGTCAgagcagctccagcagcagtggcGACAGCAAGGCATCGGCTGCGGCCCAGGCCAAAATGATGGCTCCGGGGATGATCTCAGCGACGGTCCACCACACGATTTCAGTGCCGGCTGGCAGTGTTGGTGACGAGGACACCAAATCCCCGCCAGCCAAGCGGGCTAAGCACGAGGCAAACAGCtccggcagcggcggcagtagcagcggcagcggcaaggAGATGGTCGACATATGCATCGGCACTTCGGTGGGAACCATCACCGAGCCGGACTGCCTGGGGCCCTGCGAGCCGGGCACCTCGGTCACCCTCGAGGGCATCGTTTGGCACGAGACCGAGGGCGGCGTCCTCGTCGTGAACGTGACGTGGCGCGGCAAGACCTATGTGGGCACCCTGCTAGACTGCACCCGACACGACTGGGCTCCTCCAAGGTGA